One window of Chroococcidiopsis sp. TS-821 genomic DNA carries:
- the dnaG gene encoding DNA primase, which produces MQIPRLHPDTIEEVKQRVDIVDVVSEYVVLRKRGKDYVGLCPFHDEKTPSFSVSPTKQMYYCFGCNAGGNAIKFLMEVGKSSFSEVVLDLARRYQIPVQTLAPEQRQELQRQLSLREQLYEILAIAAQFYQHALRQPQGEAALEYLQSTRKLSLETIQQFGLGYAPTSWETLYRYLVEQKHYPVQLLEQAGLIRQRQSGDRYYDYFRDRLMIPIHDLQGRVIGFGGRSLGDEQPKYLNSPETQLFNKGKTLFALDKAKSAIARADRAIVVEGYFDAIALHAAGITNAVASLGTALSLDQVRQLLRYTESKQLVLNFDADTAGTQAAERAIGEIANLAYRGEVSLRILNLPEGKDADEYLHTYTPKHYRELLNNAPLWLDWQIQQIVANRDLKQADQFQQVAQKMVKLLKLIANSDTRNHYIFRCAELLSLGDSRRIPLQAETLSQQVAPVQSNRTPQPVKKQQKSQAFPLTSDRSLLEQAEALLLRIYLHCPEHRQAITEALQARDLQFSLSHHRFLWQQILAEAAENSPVASDASDPLFSRLQTRCWQFEREMALISHLFYLDEKTERDLLRATQGVQAAIACMERVMCEKRYRLYLELWEAIDPKEDPERSRSYYELLYTEQQRLQQLDRQRQFSLTDLI; this is translated from the coding sequence ATGCAAATTCCGCGCCTGCATCCAGACACAATTGAGGAAGTTAAGCAACGAGTTGATATCGTTGACGTGGTATCAGAATACGTTGTTCTACGCAAGCGTGGTAAAGATTATGTGGGTTTGTGCCCTTTCCACGACGAGAAAACGCCGAGTTTCAGTGTTAGCCCGACCAAGCAGATGTATTACTGCTTTGGCTGCAATGCTGGGGGAAACGCCATTAAGTTTTTGATGGAAGTTGGGAAAAGTTCGTTTAGTGAAGTTGTTTTAGATTTAGCGCGGCGCTACCAAATACCCGTACAAACCCTCGCCCCCGAACAACGCCAAGAACTACAGCGTCAGTTGTCGTTACGCGAACAACTTTACGAGATTTTGGCGATCGCTGCTCAATTTTATCAACACGCCTTACGCCAACCCCAAGGAGAAGCCGCACTAGAGTATTTGCAATCGACACGCAAACTCAGTTTAGAAACCATTCAGCAGTTTGGTTTAGGTTATGCACCGACAAGTTGGGAAACGCTTTATCGTTATTTAGTAGAACAAAAGCACTACCCCGTACAACTACTAGAACAAGCGGGGTTAATTCGCCAACGACAATCAGGAGATCGTTACTACGATTATTTCCGCGATCGCTTGATGATTCCAATTCACGATCTTCAAGGGCGCGTCATTGGTTTTGGGGGGAGAAGTTTAGGCGACGAGCAACCTAAGTATCTCAACTCGCCAGAAACTCAATTATTCAACAAAGGCAAAACGCTATTTGCCCTCGATAAAGCCAAATCAGCAATTGCGCGCGCGGATCGAGCGATCGTTGTCGAAGGCTATTTCGACGCGATCGCCCTCCACGCCGCCGGAATTACGAACGCAGTGGCTTCTCTTGGGACAGCGTTGAGTTTAGACCAAGTACGCCAATTGTTACGATACACCGAATCAAAACAACTCGTACTCAACTTTGATGCTGATACGGCGGGAACTCAAGCCGCCGAACGGGCGATTGGTGAAATTGCAAATCTTGCCTATCGCGGCGAAGTTAGTTTGCGAATTCTCAATCTACCCGAAGGTAAAGACGCTGATGAATATCTACACACTTACACGCCCAAACACTATCGCGAACTACTCAATAATGCTCCGTTGTGGTTAGACTGGCAAATACAACAAATCGTAGCAAACCGCGACTTGAAGCAAGCGGATCAATTTCAGCAAGTCGCCCAAAAAATGGTGAAGTTGCTCAAGTTAATTGCGAATAGCGACACGCGCAATCATTATATTTTCCGCTGCGCTGAGTTACTGAGTTTGGGTGATTCGCGCCGGATACCCCTACAAGCTGAAACTCTGTCGCAGCAAGTCGCACCCGTTCAAAGCAACCGCACGCCCCAACCGGTTAAAAAGCAACAAAAATCACAAGCATTTCCTCTAACAAGCGATCGCAGTCTCCTCGAACAAGCTGAAGCTTTACTATTACGCATTTACCTGCATTGCCCCGAACATCGTCAAGCAATTACTGAAGCTTTACAAGCGCGAGATCTGCAATTTAGTCTCTCGCACCATCGCTTTTTATGGCAACAAATTCTAGCAGAAGCTGCTGAAAATAGCCCAGTAGCATCTGACGCATCAGACCCCTTGTTCTCGCGCCTCCAAACCCGCTGCTGGCAATTCGAACGCGAGATGGCTTTGATATCACACCTATTTTACTTAGATGAGAAAACCGAACGCGATCTTTTGCGTGCAACTCAAGGAGTACAAGCAGCGATCGCGTGTATGGAACGCGTGATGTGTGAAAAACGCTATCGCTTGTATCTCGAACTTTGGGAAGCGATCGACCCAAAAGAAGACCCAGAGCGATCGCGATCGTACTACGAACTCCTCTACACCGAACAGCAACGCTTACAACAATTAGATCGACAACGCCAATTTTCACTCACCGATTTGATTTAG
- a CDS encoding pentapeptide repeat-containing protein, protein MAICVLILCAIASPLLYISIPSAIALDYNKEILLNSDFSGRDLTDSSFNHANLRNSNFSHANLEGVSLFAANLESANLEGANLTNATLDSARLSNANLKDAVLEGAFAANAKFDNAVIDGADFTDVLLRRDEQAKLCKVAKGTNPTTGRETRATLMCF, encoded by the coding sequence ATGGCGATTTGCGTGCTAATCTTATGTGCGATCGCGTCTCCACTGTTGTATATAAGTATTCCCAGTGCGATCGCGCTTGATTACAACAAAGAAATTTTATTAAACTCTGATTTTTCAGGGCGTGACTTAACCGACTCAAGTTTTAATCATGCCAATTTGCGTAACAGCAATTTCAGCCATGCGAATTTAGAAGGTGTCAGTTTATTTGCTGCTAACTTAGAATCAGCCAATTTAGAAGGTGCAAATTTGACGAATGCAACGTTAGATTCAGCGCGATTGAGTAATGCTAACTTAAAAGATGCAGTTTTGGAAGGCGCCTTTGCCGCAAATGCTAAGTTTGATAATGCGGTAATTGATGGTGCCGACTTTACTGACGTGCTATTGCGCCGCGACGAACAAGCAAAACTGTGCAAGGTAGCTAAAGGTACCAACCCGACAACAGGGCGAGAAACGCGAGCAACTTTAATGTGTTTTTAA
- a CDS encoding tetratricopeptide repeat protein, translated as MKRKQKQILKCLSRDSGVFLSTFLLSVGAVGFASAEAFIPDASESKAEKTVLAQLQPQSPPTAPGNAQAITLTNILLATLVVLLGAALVSLFILRKSVIRGVADIVIVRLKELEDVQNGIANADRKIQGILQDAEEILDEINHEAEELQQEITAQRENLSQVLASLSQSQQQATAKLENQFKASAQAIKKLENEFAAQLASLKQQTQQQQTLILQNLKQLQDDFSPHLLEIRDELQTQKETVLQNLEHSRAELINQLTQIQQQTEQQRDKIWQNLEQIVSEFAPQLSTLHAEVQAQKDTVIQNLQRSETEFNEQLAKIQEQLQTQRSNIAQDIERLLAEFSPQISEIQSEIQEQKNVALENMRRSEVDLAEQLQQIQQQAQQQYDETLDNLEQLALGFSPDASEIQAEIQEEKDAIIQSLQQARKEFAVQLAQLQQQAQKQRDFLIKNLKKQASEFVPQLTEMQADVQDEKDAAIQSIRQTEAEFASQISELQSEIQEQKGETVYQLEGIETEIEERIAALQDEVQKQQELIRKNLKQLEENLAPYLSEIQTDAVEKLQQQKDAMIEDLQQLQTEIAEQIKEFQARMQAQIEQEIQSLRSQATDFATQVSDSQSGVQSQQEATIENLEKLASEWSNQLAALQSEITNRKEITLENLERLENRLETELAEVKSDAQARKEQILQQLAEITPASIAEAALSEVSQQIQALSEQLELLKTNYPQLFMRPDDYINQGNALFAEGRYQEAIAAYEQALEIQPNNPDVCYQQGLALWELKQYESAIAAFDKVLEIKPDDAASWYHRGLALKELKRYEGAFAAFSQVIQVQPENSDAWFNRGIVLSRMKRYKDAIASYDKAIEINPNHHLAWVDRGVALGKLQNHEEAFQSFDRAVQVKPDDAVAWMNRGMALEVLERLEDAIASYDKAIECDPNYYKAWNAKGYLLVQLERDPEALECFDRALQIQPDYPNAYYNKAICYAFQGQVKLALENLQKAIELNPKYRAEASSDPDFESIANTRGFRQLVEG; from the coding sequence ATGAAGCGCAAGCAAAAACAGATTTTAAAATGTCTATCACGCGACAGTGGCGTTTTTCTGTCTACTTTTTTACTGTCGGTTGGTGCTGTTGGTTTTGCTAGCGCCGAAGCCTTTATTCCCGATGCTTCTGAATCCAAGGCGGAAAAAACTGTTTTGGCGCAACTTCAGCCACAATCTCCTCCAACAGCGCCGGGAAATGCACAGGCAATAACGCTGACAAATATCTTACTTGCAACATTAGTGGTGCTACTAGGCGCGGCGTTAGTTTCGCTGTTTATCTTACGCAAGTCCGTCATTCGCGGTGTAGCCGATATTGTGATCGTGCGGCTGAAAGAACTTGAAGACGTTCAAAACGGAATCGCTAACGCCGATCGCAAAATTCAGGGTATCTTACAAGATGCAGAAGAAATCTTAGACGAGATTAACCACGAAGCCGAAGAGTTACAGCAAGAAATTACTGCACAACGCGAAAATTTATCTCAAGTACTCGCTAGTCTTTCCCAATCGCAGCAACAAGCAACAGCAAAATTAGAGAATCAATTCAAAGCTTCAGCACAAGCAATTAAAAAGCTAGAAAATGAGTTTGCGGCTCAATTAGCAAGTCTCAAGCAACAAACGCAGCAGCAACAAACTTTAATTTTACAGAATCTCAAACAGCTACAAGATGACTTTTCACCGCATCTTTTAGAAATTAGAGATGAGCTTCAAACGCAAAAAGAAACAGTCCTACAAAATTTAGAACATTCCCGCGCAGAGTTAATCAACCAATTAACACAAATTCAGCAACAAACTGAGCAGCAACGCGATAAAATCTGGCAAAATTTAGAACAAATTGTATCTGAGTTTGCCCCTCAACTTTCAACGCTCCACGCCGAAGTTCAAGCACAAAAAGATACTGTTATTCAAAATCTACAACGCTCAGAAACTGAATTTAACGAGCAATTAGCAAAAATTCAAGAACAATTACAAACACAACGCAGTAATATTGCGCAAGATATCGAACGATTGTTGGCAGAGTTTAGTCCGCAAATTTCTGAAATTCAATCAGAAATTCAAGAACAAAAAAATGTCGCACTAGAAAATATGCGACGATCAGAAGTAGATTTAGCAGAACAGCTACAACAAATTCAGCAACAAGCCCAACAACAATACGATGAAACGCTGGATAATTTAGAGCAACTAGCGTTAGGTTTTAGTCCAGATGCATCAGAAATTCAAGCGGAAATTCAAGAGGAAAAAGACGCGATTATTCAAAGTTTGCAGCAAGCAAGAAAAGAATTTGCCGTGCAACTTGCGCAACTTCAGCAACAGGCACAAAAACAGCGAGATTTTTTAATAAAAAATCTAAAGAAACAAGCGTCAGAATTTGTCCCGCAACTAACAGAAATGCAAGCTGATGTGCAAGACGAAAAAGATGCAGCCATACAAAGTATTAGACAAACAGAAGCTGAGTTTGCCTCGCAAATTTCCGAACTACAATCCGAAATTCAAGAACAAAAAGGCGAAACTGTCTATCAACTAGAAGGTATAGAAACTGAGATAGAAGAACGAATTGCGGCTTTGCAAGATGAAGTGCAAAAGCAACAAGAGCTTATCAGAAAAAATCTAAAGCAGCTAGAAGAAAATTTAGCACCGTATCTATCAGAAATTCAAACGGATGCTGTAGAGAAACTACAGCAACAAAAAGATGCGATGATAGAGGATTTGCAGCAACTCCAGACAGAAATTGCCGAGCAAATCAAAGAATTTCAAGCGCGGATGCAAGCACAAATCGAGCAAGAAATTCAATCGCTGCGATCGCAAGCAACCGACTTTGCAACTCAAGTCAGCGATTCGCAATCAGGAGTACAATCGCAGCAAGAGGCTACCATTGAAAACCTCGAAAAATTAGCTTCCGAATGGTCAAACCAACTCGCAGCACTGCAGTCAGAAATTACCAATCGCAAGGAAATAACGCTAGAAAACCTCGAAAGACTAGAAAACAGACTAGAAACAGAACTAGCTGAGGTTAAATCGGATGCACAAGCGCGAAAAGAGCAGATTCTTCAACAATTAGCAGAAATTACGCCAGCGTCAATTGCTGAAGCGGCATTATCCGAAGTTTCACAACAAATTCAAGCGCTATCCGAACAGTTGGAATTGCTCAAAACCAACTATCCGCAGTTATTCATGCGTCCTGATGATTATATCAATCAGGGAAATGCGTTATTCGCCGAAGGACGTTATCAAGAAGCGATCGCCGCCTACGAACAGGCGCTAGAAATTCAACCGAATAACCCAGATGTGTGCTATCAGCAAGGTTTAGCTTTGTGGGAACTCAAGCAATACGAGTCAGCGATCGCCGCGTTTGACAAAGTCCTCGAAATCAAGCCTGATGACGCAGCAAGTTGGTATCATCGCGGGCTAGCGTTGAAAGAACTAAAAAGATACGAAGGCGCATTTGCCGCATTTAGTCAAGTGATTCAAGTTCAACCAGAGAATAGCGATGCGTGGTTTAATCGCGGGATTGTTCTCAGTCGGATGAAACGCTATAAGGATGCGATCGCATCGTACGATAAAGCGATCGAAATCAATCCAAACCATCATCTCGCGTGGGTCGATCGCGGGGTAGCCTTAGGCAAACTGCAAAACCACGAAGAAGCTTTTCAATCGTTCGATCGCGCGGTACAAGTCAAACCAGACGACGCGGTAGCTTGGATGAATCGCGGTATGGCGTTAGAAGTTCTTGAAAGATTAGAAGATGCGATCGCATCATACGATAAAGCGATCGAATGCGATCCCAACTACTACAAAGCTTGGAACGCTAAAGGCTATTTACTCGTTCAACTAGAGCGCGATCCAGAAGCTTTAGAATGCTTCGATCGAGCTTTGCAAATTCAGCCAGACTATCCTAATGCGTATTACAACAAAGCAATTTGCTACGCCTTCCAAGGACAAGTCAAATTAGCCCTAGAGAACCTCCAAAAAGCAATTGAACTCAATCCCAAGTATCGCGCCGAAGCCAGCAGCGATCCTGATTTTGAAAGTATTGCCAATACTCGCGGTTTTCGACAGTTAGTTGAAGGGTAA
- the queA gene encoding tRNA preQ1(34) S-adenosylmethionine ribosyltransferase-isomerase QueA codes for MLRQLPAQEQDRLLSAYDYELPEELIAQNPAVPRDSARLLVVDSTRHSHHRFYELPQLLQPGDLLVMNNTRVIPARLYGRKQSGAAVEVLLLEERQYNQWLALVKPGRRLPPGATIVFSGNAPESLSATVLETDTATGGRVLQFDVPQGMSLIQVLDKYGQVPLPPYITNSQAASEQYQTVYAEQPGAVAAPTAGLHFTPELLARLKETGIRTAFVTLHVGVGTFRPVEVEDITRHEMHGEWAEVSADTVAQIRETQAQGGRVFAVGTTVVRSLEGAAVSGELQPFCGKTDLFIYPGYQWRVVEGLITNFHLPKSSLLMLVSALIGRQRLLELYKEAIAQRYRFYSFGDAMLILPQFE; via the coding sequence ATGTTGCGACAATTACCTGCTCAAGAACAAGACCGCTTATTATCTGCATACGACTATGAGTTACCTGAAGAACTTATTGCCCAAAATCCCGCAGTTCCTAGAGATAGTGCGCGTCTATTAGTTGTCGATTCCACACGCCACAGCCATCATCGATTCTACGAGTTGCCGCAACTACTGCAACCAGGCGATTTACTCGTAATGAACAACACAAGGGTGATACCTGCAAGACTATATGGGCGTAAGCAAAGTGGTGCTGCTGTTGAGGTATTACTCTTAGAAGAACGCCAGTACAATCAATGGTTAGCTTTAGTCAAACCAGGAAGGCGTTTACCGCCAGGTGCAACGATTGTATTTTCAGGAAACGCACCTGAGTCTTTAAGTGCCACTGTCTTAGAAACTGATACAGCAACGGGGGGACGAGTGTTGCAATTTGACGTTCCGCAAGGAATGTCTTTAATTCAAGTGTTAGATAAATACGGACAAGTGCCTTTACCGCCTTATATCACCAATTCTCAAGCCGCTAGCGAACAATATCAAACAGTCTACGCCGAGCAACCTGGTGCTGTTGCGGCTCCGACAGCTGGGCTGCATTTTACTCCAGAGTTACTCGCGCGCCTAAAAGAAACAGGAATTCGTACCGCTTTTGTGACGCTACACGTCGGCGTGGGAACCTTTCGCCCTGTCGAAGTAGAAGACATCACAAGGCACGAAATGCACGGAGAATGGGCAGAAGTAAGTGCAGATACTGTTGCGCAAATTCGCGAGACGCAAGCCCAAGGCGGGAGAGTGTTTGCAGTGGGTACCACAGTGGTACGCTCGCTAGAAGGTGCCGCAGTTTCCGGAGAATTGCAACCTTTTTGCGGCAAAACCGACTTATTTATTTATCCTGGTTATCAATGGCGCGTTGTCGAAGGATTAATTACAAATTTTCATCTGCCTAAGTCTAGTTTACTGATGCTGGTAAGTGCATTAATTGGACGTCAGCGTCTTTTAGAGTTGTACAAAGAAGCGATCGCCCAGCGCTACCGCTTTTATTCATTTGGAGATGCGATGTTGATTTTACCGCAATTTGAATAA
- a CDS encoding YraN family protein, producing the protein MTIPPTSYYPDIGVLGEDLVAHWLQLQGWKILHRRWRCRWGELDIVAQQESTTPFVTFVEVKTRSSGNWDAGGLLSITSQKQAKLWRTATFYLTQYPDLSVYPCRFDVALVYCQRFNTDSPPATNKPAIFESLALQMRNTKFKLLLQEYIPAAFE; encoded by the coding sequence ATGACAATCCCTCCTACTTCTTATTATCCCGATATTGGTGTATTAGGAGAAGACCTCGTTGCACATTGGTTACAATTGCAAGGCTGGAAAATTTTGCACCGTCGCTGGCGCTGTCGTTGGGGCGAACTCGATATCGTCGCCCAACAAGAATCTACCACTCCATTCGTTACTTTTGTCGAAGTCAAAACTCGTAGCAGCGGCAATTGGGATGCAGGCGGGTTGTTGTCTATTACATCACAAAAGCAAGCTAAACTTTGGCGAACAGCGACTTTTTACTTAACTCAATACCCCGACTTAAGCGTCTATCCTTGTCGCTTTGACGTCGCTTTAGTGTACTGTCAACGCTTTAACACTGATTCGCCACCAGCAACAAATAAGCCAGCAATCTTTGAATCGCTGGCACTACAAATGAGAAATACTAAATTTAAATTACTCTTGCAAGAATACATTCCCGCAGCATTTGAGTAA
- a CDS encoding calcium-binding protein, whose translation MYGGTVNDTYIVDRLYDTVTEYQNVGTDTVNSSVSFTLGSHVENLTLTGYDAISGTGNSLNNKIVGNNANNFIDGLSGNDKLYGNAGNNTLLGYSGKDYIEGGAGNDRIVGESGYDTLVGGAGADTFVFYSPYDGVDTIKDFKYVEGDKIEVSASGFGITPGVNQYDGFNFNSSTGALAFNGTQFATLQLGSGFVPSLDITIV comes from the coding sequence ATGTATGGCGGTACAGTTAATGATACATACATCGTCGATCGTCTTTACGATACTGTTACCGAGTATCAAAATGTTGGTACTGATACCGTTAACTCCTCTGTTAGTTTTACCCTCGGTTCGCATGTCGAAAATCTTACCCTCACAGGCTATGACGCGATTAGCGGTACTGGTAACAGCTTAAATAACAAAATTGTCGGTAATAATGCTAATAACTTCATTGATGGCTTGTCTGGTAACGATAAACTTTACGGAAATGCCGGAAATAATACTTTACTAGGTTACTCTGGCAAAGACTATATTGAAGGAGGTGCAGGCAACGATCGCATTGTTGGTGAATCGGGTTACGACACACTGGTAGGTGGCGCAGGCGCAGATACTTTTGTTTTCTACTCTCCCTATGACGGTGTCGATACAATCAAAGATTTTAAGTACGTAGAAGGAGACAAAATTGAAGTTTCAGCATCTGGATTTGGTATTACGCCAGGTGTCAATCAGTACGATGGTTTTAATTTCAACAGCAGCACCGGTGCTTTAGCGTTCAACGGCACGCAGTTTGCCACGCTGCAACTTGGTTCAGGCTTTGTTCCTAGCTTGGACATTACCATTGTTTAA